A section of the Roseivirga sp. BDSF3-8 genome encodes:
- a CDS encoding 30S ribosomal protein THX, which translates to MGRGDKKTKKGKISMGSYGVRRPRKANKKSSGNQEEKTD; encoded by the coding sequence ATGGGAAGAGGTGATAAAAAAACGAAAAAAGGTAAGATCAGTATGGGTTCATATGGTGTACGCCGACCCAGGAAAGCCAACAAGAAAAGCTCTGGCAACCAAGAGGAAAAAACTGATTGA
- a CDS encoding M13 family metallopeptidase: MKKFWLKSCMYVALPGMLAIGSACADNDDAGENSAATEPEQEPRGITVSNMDTTANPGEDFYQYANGTWMANNEIPADQNSWGSFYELRDRNQEILLEVLEKAQSDESLAADSDERKAGLFYQVGMDSAKAEELGAKPLQPILDKISAVSNKQELMDMVAWMHIHGLGGMFGEYVYQDMKNSDKMALYLSQGGLGLPDRDYYLSEGTDKQQNRADYEQHIANMLTMAGYDEGKAASAAAEILKLETKMADASMPRVEMRNPDNVYNKMAIGELAGMTPNLNIQQVLNGMGVQDVDSLIVRQPDFFKKLDGLVGSVSLDTWKDYLTWHVTSDMAPYMNNAFVAENFDFYTRKLSGSDEMKPRWKRVMSTTNGALGEALGKLYVAEAFPPEAKKNAAEMVENLKEAFRQRLDNLEWMSEETKEQARTKLESFVVKIGYPDEWEDYSTLEVTEESYAQNVLNASAFAHEQNVQKLGKPVDEKEWGMPPQTVNAYYNPVMNEIVFPAAILQPPFYDYRADAAVNYGGIGAVIGHEITHGFDDQGRRYDAEGNLRDWWTEEDAERFSKLTDRLVQQYGEYIVNDSLNVNGELTLGENIADLGGLAMAYDALQNHLKEHGNPGEIDGYTPEQRFFLAWGQIWRIKDRPETAKQKILIDPHAPGRYRVMGPVSNMPNFYSAFDLDEENITDGDTTMVSIW, from the coding sequence ATGAAAAAATTTTGGTTGAAATCCTGCATGTACGTTGCCCTGCCTGGCATGCTGGCTATAGGGTCGGCCTGTGCAGACAATGACGATGCGGGAGAGAACTCTGCTGCAACAGAGCCTGAACAGGAACCGAGGGGAATAACGGTGTCTAACATGGATACTACGGCAAACCCCGGAGAAGACTTTTACCAGTATGCAAATGGTACCTGGATGGCAAATAATGAGATTCCGGCAGACCAGAACTCATGGGGTAGCTTCTACGAATTACGGGACCGCAACCAGGAGATATTACTGGAGGTATTGGAAAAAGCCCAATCTGATGAATCTCTGGCTGCTGATAGTGACGAACGTAAGGCGGGCCTATTTTACCAGGTGGGTATGGATAGTGCCAAAGCAGAAGAATTAGGAGCTAAGCCGTTGCAGCCTATACTGGATAAGATCAGCGCGGTAAGCAATAAGCAGGAGCTTATGGACATGGTGGCATGGATGCATATTCATGGCCTGGGGGGCATGTTTGGTGAATATGTGTACCAAGACATGAAAAATTCGGACAAAATGGCTCTCTATCTTTCCCAGGGTGGATTGGGCCTGCCTGACAGGGATTATTACCTAAGCGAAGGCACCGATAAGCAACAAAACAGAGCAGACTATGAACAGCATATAGCTAATATGCTGACAATGGCGGGATATGATGAAGGCAAAGCGGCTTCTGCAGCAGCAGAGATCCTTAAGCTGGAGACTAAAATGGCTGATGCCAGCATGCCTCGCGTAGAAATGCGTAACCCTGACAACGTATATAATAAAATGGCCATCGGTGAACTGGCCGGTATGACACCTAACCTGAATATTCAGCAGGTACTGAATGGTATGGGTGTACAGGATGTGGATAGTTTAATTGTAAGACAGCCGGACTTTTTCAAAAAGCTGGACGGCCTGGTGGGCAGTGTAAGCCTGGACACCTGGAAGGACTACCTTACCTGGCATGTAACGAGCGATATGGCTCCTTATATGAATAATGCTTTCGTAGCAGAAAACTTTGATTTCTACACAAGGAAGCTAAGTGGATCTGATGAGATGAAGCCACGCTGGAAGCGTGTGATGAGCACCACTAATGGCGCACTTGGTGAAGCTCTGGGTAAGTTGTACGTAGCTGAAGCTTTCCCTCCGGAAGCGAAGAAAAATGCAGCCGAAATGGTGGAGAACCTTAAAGAGGCCTTCCGTCAGCGCCTTGATAACCTGGAGTGGATGTCTGAGGAAACAAAAGAACAAGCCAGAACGAAGCTTGAGTCTTTCGTAGTGAAAATAGGGTACCCTGATGAGTGGGAGGACTATAGCACGCTGGAAGTAACAGAGGAGTCTTATGCACAAAATGTACTCAACGCCAGTGCCTTTGCGCATGAGCAAAATGTTCAGAAGCTAGGTAAGCCAGTGGACGAAAAAGAATGGGGAATGCCTCCACAGACAGTTAATGCTTACTACAATCCGGTAATGAACGAGATTGTATTCCCTGCGGCTATTCTGCAGCCTCCCTTTTACGATTACAGAGCTGATGCGGCAGTGAACTACGGCGGTATTGGCGCCGTTATCGGCCATGAAATCACACATGGTTTTGATGATCAGGGACGCCGCTACGATGCGGAGGGTAACCTGCGGGACTGGTGGACTGAAGAAGATGCTGAGCGCTTTAGTAAGCTAACTGACAGGTTAGTACAACAGTATGGCGAATACATTGTAAATGATAGCCTGAATGTGAACGGAGAGCTTACCCTGGGTGAGAATATTGCAGACCTAGGCGGCCTGGCAATGGCCTATGACGCTCTGCAAAACCACCTGAAAGAGCATGGCAATCCTGGAGAAATAGATGGTTACACGCCTGAACAGCGCTTTTTCCTTGCCTGGGGACAGATATGGCGTATCAAGGACCGTCCTGAAACGGCCAAGCAGAAAATACTTATAGATCCTCATGCGCCTGGTCGCTACAGGGTAATGGGACCGGTATCGAACATGCCTAACTTCTACTCTGCATTTGACCTTGATGAGGAGAATATTACAGATGGTGACACGACTATGGTGAGCATCTGGTAA